From a single Bacillus pseudomycoides DSM 12442 genomic region:
- the lspA gene encoding lipoprotein signal peptidase LspA has protein sequence MIYYLIALFVITIDQVSKWLIVKNMELGTSIPIIDNVLYITSHRNRGAAWGILENKMWFFYIITVVFVGFIVFYMKKYAKTDRLLGISLGLILGGAIGNFIDRVFRQEVVDFIHVYIFSYNYPVFNIADSALCIGVVLIIIQTLLEGKKMKE, from the coding sequence ATGATATATTATTTAATAGCGTTATTTGTCATTACCATCGATCAAGTATCGAAATGGTTAATTGTAAAAAACATGGAATTAGGTACAAGTATCCCGATTATCGATAATGTATTATACATAACATCACATCGGAATAGAGGAGCTGCCTGGGGCATTTTAGAAAACAAAATGTGGTTCTTCTATATTATTACAGTTGTTTTTGTAGGATTTATCGTATTTTATATGAAAAAGTATGCAAAAACAGATAGGCTCCTAGGGATTTCATTAGGTCTTATTTTAGGCGGAGCAATTGGCAACTTTATTGATCGTGTATTTAGACAAGAAGTGGTGGATTTCATTCACGTGTATATTTTTTCATACAACTATCCGGTATTTAACATAGCTGACTCAGCTTTATGTATTGGGGTTGTATTGATTATTATTCAAACATTATTAGAAGGAAAGAAAATGAAGGAGTAA
- a CDS encoding carbamoyl phosphate synthase small subunit codes for MKRQLILEDGTVLIGKGFGGEIEKSGEVVFTTGMTGYQETLSDPSYCGQIVTFTYPLIGNYGINRDDFESIHPSVNGLIVNEICDHPSNFRNEISLDDYLKERNIPGLAGIDTRKLTRKIRQYGTLRGRLCNMDADVEYIVSQLKATVFTDHVKRVSTKDPYPSPGRGHRVVLVDFGMKHGILRELNKRDCDVIVVPYNTTAEEILRLSPDGIMLSNGPGDPKDVPEAIEMLKEIIGKVPLFGICLGHQLFALASGANTSKLKFGHRGLNHPVKHLATGKVAITSQNHGYAVEEASVENTDLEITHVALNDGTVEGLRHKKFPAFTVQYHPEASAGPEDANDLFEDFLIMIENFKKEGEELCQNA; via the coding sequence ATGAAAAGACAGCTTATCTTAGAAGATGGAACAGTATTAATTGGAAAAGGTTTCGGAGGAGAGATCGAAAAGTCAGGTGAGGTTGTATTTACAACAGGAATGACTGGATATCAAGAAACATTATCTGATCCATCATACTGCGGTCAAATTGTAACATTTACGTACCCATTAATCGGAAACTATGGCATTAACCGTGATGATTTCGAATCAATTCATCCATCTGTAAATGGTTTAATAGTAAACGAAATTTGTGATCACCCATCTAACTTCCGTAATGAAATTTCGTTAGATGATTACTTAAAAGAAAGAAATATTCCCGGACTCGCAGGAATTGATACAAGAAAATTAACGCGGAAAATTCGTCAATATGGAACACTGCGCGGGCGTCTTTGCAACATGGATGCGGATGTAGAGTACATCGTTAGCCAATTAAAAGCGACAGTCTTTACAGATCATGTGAAACGCGTATCAACAAAAGATCCATATCCAAGTCCAGGCCGTGGCCATCGTGTTGTACTTGTAGACTTCGGAATGAAGCACGGTATTTTGCGCGAGCTAAATAAACGTGATTGTGATGTAATCGTTGTACCTTACAATACAACAGCGGAAGAAATTTTACGCCTTAGTCCAGACGGAATTATGTTAAGTAATGGACCTGGTGATCCAAAAGATGTACCAGAAGCAATTGAAATGTTAAAAGAAATCATCGGAAAAGTACCTTTATTCGGGATTTGCCTTGGACATCAATTGTTTGCTCTAGCATCTGGTGCGAATACAAGTAAGTTAAAATTCGGTCACCGTGGTTTAAATCATCCAGTAAAACATCTTGCAACTGGAAAAGTAGCAATTACTTCTCAAAACCATGGTTACGCAGTAGAAGAAGCGTCAGTTGAAAATACAGATCTTGAAATTACGCATGTAGCTTTAAATGATGGAACTGTAGAAGGACTTCGTCATAAGAAGTTCCCAGCATTTACAGTGCAATATCATCCAGAAGCTTCAGCGGGACCAGAAGATGCAAATGATTTATTCGAAGATTTCTTAATAATGATTGAAAACTTCAAGAAAGAAGGGGAAGAGTTATGCCAAAACGCTTAG
- the pyrC gene encoding dihydroorotase, translating to MNYLFKNGRYLNEEGKIVATDLLVQDGKIAKVAENITADNVEVIDVNGKLIAPGLVDVHVHLREPGGEHKETIETGTLAAAKGGFTTICAMPNTRPVPDSKEHMEDLQKRIKEKAHVNVLPYGAITVRQAGSEMTDFETLKELGAFAFTDDGVGVQDASMMLAAMKRAAKLNMAVVAHCEENTLINKGCVHEGKFSKEHGLNGIPSVCESVHIARDILLAEAADCHYHVCHVSTKGSVRVIRDAKRAGIKVTAEVTPHHLVLCEDDIPGVDPNFKMNPPLRGKEDHEALIEGLLDGTIDIIATDHAPHAAEEKAQGIERAPFGITGFETAFPLLYTNLVKKGIITLEQLIQFLTEKPADTFGLEAGRLQEGRAADITIIDLEQEEEIDPTTFLSKGKNTPFAGWKCQGWPVMTIVGGKIAWQKESALV from the coding sequence ATGAATTATTTGTTTAAAAATGGACGTTATCTAAATGAAGAAGGAAAAATTGTAGCAACAGATCTTCTTGTACAAGACGGTAAAATTGCGAAAGTAGCAGAAAATATTACGGCAGATAATGTTGAAGTAATCGATGTAAATGGAAAATTAATCGCACCTGGACTAGTAGATGTACACGTTCATCTTCGCGAACCAGGTGGTGAACATAAAGAAACAATTGAAACAGGTACGCTTGCAGCAGCAAAAGGTGGATTTACAACAATTTGCGCAATGCCAAATACACGCCCAGTACCAGACAGCAAAGAACATATGGAAGACTTACAAAAACGAATTAAAGAAAAAGCACATGTAAATGTACTGCCATATGGCGCAATTACAGTACGTCAAGCAGGTTCTGAAATGACAGACTTTGAAACATTAAAAGAACTTGGAGCATTCGCGTTTACTGATGATGGAGTAGGCGTACAAGATGCAAGCATGATGCTAGCTGCTATGAAACGTGCAGCAAAATTAAATATGGCAGTCGTTGCACACTGTGAAGAAAATACACTAATTAATAAAGGTTGTGTACATGAAGGGAAGTTTTCTAAGGAACACGGATTAAACGGTATCCCATCAGTATGTGAATCTGTACATATTGCCCGGGACATATTACTTGCGGAAGCGGCAGATTGCCACTATCACGTATGTCACGTAAGTACAAAAGGATCTGTACGAGTGATTCGTGATGCAAAACGTGCTGGAATTAAAGTGACAGCAGAAGTAACACCGCACCACTTAGTATTATGTGAAGATGATATCCCAGGTGTTGATCCAAACTTTAAAATGAATCCACCGCTTCGAGGAAAAGAAGATCACGAAGCCTTAATTGAAGGATTATTAGATGGAACAATCGATATAATTGCAACAGATCATGCACCGCATGCAGCAGAAGAAAAAGCACAAGGTATTGAAAGAGCACCATTTGGAATTACTGGTTTTGAAACAGCATTCCCATTACTATATACAAACCTTGTGAAAAAGGGGATTATCACATTAGAACAATTGATTCAATTCTTAACAGAAAAACCAGCTGATACATTTGGTTTAGAAGCAGGTCGCTTGCAGGAAGGAAGAGCGGCAGATATTACAATTATCGATTTAGAACAAGAAGAAGAAATTGATCCAACAACATTCTTATCAAAAGGAAAAAATACGCCGTTTGCAGGCTGGAAGTGTCAAGGATGGCCGGTTATGACAATAGTTGGCGGTAAGATCGCATGGCAAAAGGAGAGTGCATTAGTATGA
- the uraA gene encoding uracil permease yields the protein MEQKPVLDIHEVPKPGKWLFLSIQHLFAMFGSTVLVPFLTGLNPSVALISSGLGTLAFILITKGQVPAYLGSSFAFIAPIITAKTAGGPGAAMLGGLLAGLVYILISLGIKKSGSAWIMKLLPPIVVGPVVMVIGLALAHTAVNMAMNDAGGKYSVTHFSVALVTLAITIICSIFGRGFFSIIPVLLGIIGGYIFAYFQGLVDLKPVAEAKWFDVPDFVVPFVTYTPEFSWKIVLLMVPVALVTISEHIGHQIVLGNVIKRDLIEKPGLHRSIFGDGVATLIASVIGGPPNTTYGENIGVLAITRAYSVYLFIGSAVFAIMFGFIGKISALIHSIPTPVMGGVSILLFGVIASSGLRMMVDDKTDLSDKRNLMIASVILVIGIGGAVLRVGESFQVEGMALAAIVGVLLNLLLPEMKQKQQSKQIAS from the coding sequence ATGGAGCAAAAGCCAGTGTTAGACATTCATGAAGTACCGAAACCCGGAAAATGGTTATTTTTAAGTATACAACATTTGTTCGCGATGTTTGGATCAACAGTGCTTGTTCCGTTTTTAACAGGACTGAATCCATCAGTAGCTTTAATCTCCAGTGGATTAGGAACACTCGCGTTTATTCTTATAACAAAAGGTCAAGTACCAGCATATCTAGGCTCATCATTCGCGTTTATCGCACCGATTATTACGGCGAAGACAGCAGGAGGGCCAGGAGCAGCAATGCTTGGTGGTTTACTAGCAGGACTTGTATACATCTTAATTTCACTTGGAATTAAGAAATCGGGATCAGCATGGATTATGAAGTTACTCCCACCAATTGTCGTTGGTCCAGTTGTAATGGTTATCGGATTAGCATTAGCACACACAGCAGTGAATATGGCAATGAATGATGCAGGTGGCAAGTATAGTGTTACACACTTCTCAGTAGCATTAGTAACGCTAGCAATTACAATCATTTGCTCTATATTCGGAAGAGGATTTTTCAGCATCATACCAGTTCTATTAGGGATTATCGGAGGATATATCTTCGCTTACTTCCAAGGATTGGTGGACTTAAAGCCAGTAGCTGAGGCGAAATGGTTTGATGTACCAGACTTTGTCGTACCATTTGTAACTTACACGCCAGAGTTTTCATGGAAGATTGTACTCTTAATGGTGCCAGTAGCACTTGTAACAATTTCAGAACATATCGGGCATCAAATCGTACTTGGAAATGTTATTAAGCGAGATTTAATTGAAAAACCAGGTTTACATCGCTCGATTTTTGGAGATGGTGTAGCGACATTAATCGCATCAGTAATTGGTGGACCACCAAATACAACATACGGTGAAAACATAGGTGTGCTGGCAATTACGAGAGCTTACAGTGTATACTTATTCATCGGATCAGCAGTCTTCGCGATTATGTTCGGATTTATTGGTAAGATTTCCGCACTGATTCACTCGATTCCAACACCAGTTATGGGTGGCGTATCAATCTTACTCTTTGGAGTAATCGCATCAAGCGGTTTACGCATGATGGTAGATGATAAAACAGACTTAAGCGACAAACGAAACTTAATGATTGCATCAGTGATTTTGGTAATCGGTATTGGTGGCGCGGTACTTCGTGTCGGAGAATCATTCCAAGTAGAAGGAATGGCGCTTGCAGCAATCGTTGGCGTACTGTTAAATCTACTGTTACCTGAAATGAAACAGAAACAACAATCTAAGCAGATTGCTTCATAA
- the pyrR gene encoding bifunctional pyrimidine operon transcriptional regulator/uracil phosphoribosyltransferase, whose translation MQEKAVVLDDQMIRRALTRISHEIVERNKGVDNCVLVGIKTRGIFIAQRLAERIGQIEGKEIEVGELDITLYRDDLTLQSKNKEPLVKGSDIPVDITKKKVILVDDVLYTGRTVRAAMDALMDLGRPSQIQLAVLVDRGHRELPIRADYVGKNIPTSSEERIEVDLQETDQQDRVSIYDK comes from the coding sequence ATGCAAGAAAAAGCTGTCGTTTTAGATGACCAAATGATTCGCCGCGCTTTAACACGCATCAGTCATGAAATTGTGGAACGTAATAAAGGTGTCGATAATTGTGTTCTTGTCGGAATTAAAACACGTGGGATTTTTATTGCACAGCGTTTAGCAGAACGAATTGGTCAAATTGAAGGAAAAGAAATAGAAGTAGGCGAGTTAGACATTACACTATATCGTGATGATTTAACATTGCAATCAAAAAATAAAGAACCGCTTGTAAAAGGTTCAGATATTCCTGTGGACATTACGAAGAAAAAAGTTATTCTTGTGGATGATGTATTGTATACAGGAAGAACGGTTCGAGCAGCAATGGATGCTCTTATGGATTTAGGTAGACCATCACAAATCCAACTAGCTGTTCTTGTAGACAGAGGTCATCGTGAATTACCAATTCGCGCTGATTATGTAGGGAAGAACATTCCAACATCAAGTGAAGAACGTATTGAAGTTGATTTGCAAGAGACGGATCAGCAAGATCGAGTAAGTATATACGATAAGTAA
- the pyrK gene encoding dihydroorotate oxidase B electron transfer subunit: MMQKQNMIVVNQTEIAKNIYELVLQGDLVQQMNEPGQFVHIKVAEGITPLLRRPISICDVDQDKNEFTMLYRAEGQGTKTLAKRKQGEIVDVLGPLGHGFPVEEAEAGQTALLVGGGIGVPPLYELSQRLVAKGVRVIHILGFQTKDVVFYEEKFAELGDTYVATVDGTHGTKGFVTDVIDAYGIDFDILYSCGPLAMLRALEGRYKEKKAYISLEERMGCGIGACFACVCHLQEDPSGHSYKKVCSDGPVFPIGEVVL; encoded by the coding sequence ATGATGCAAAAGCAAAATATGATCGTCGTTAACCAAACAGAAATCGCAAAAAATATTTATGAATTAGTGCTTCAAGGTGATCTTGTACAGCAAATGAACGAACCAGGGCAGTTTGTACACATTAAGGTAGCAGAGGGCATTACGCCCCTTCTGCGCCGCCCAATTAGTATTTGTGATGTCGATCAAGACAAGAACGAATTTACAATGCTATATCGTGCAGAAGGACAAGGAACAAAAACACTAGCAAAGAGAAAACAAGGTGAAATTGTAGATGTATTAGGACCATTAGGCCATGGTTTTCCTGTAGAAGAAGCGGAAGCTGGGCAAACAGCTCTATTAGTAGGTGGAGGGATTGGTGTACCACCACTTTATGAGTTATCACAGCGTCTTGTTGCAAAGGGTGTACGTGTCATTCACATCTTAGGTTTCCAAACAAAAGATGTTGTTTTCTACGAAGAGAAATTTGCAGAGCTTGGCGATACGTATGTGGCAACAGTTGATGGTACACATGGTACAAAGGGATTTGTAACAGATGTGATTGATGCTTATGGAATCGACTTTGACATTTTATACTCATGTGGACCTTTGGCAATGTTACGTGCATTAGAAGGTCGTTATAAAGAGAAAAAAGCCTACATTTCACTAGAAGAACGTATGGGCTGTGGTATTGGAGCATGTTTCGCATGTGTATGTCACTTGCAAGAAGATCCAAGCGGACATTCTTACAAGAAGGTGTGTAGCGACGGGCCAGTATTTCCAATCGGGGAGGTTGTACTATGA
- a CDS encoding RluA family pseudouridine synthase, producing MSEVVQVTVTEEQKSERIDKFLAGVNNEWSRSQVQQWIKDGVVTVNGNDIKGNYKVKVNDEIAVAIPDPEELDILPEDMNLEIYYEDADVLVVNKPRGMVVHPAPGHTSGTLVNGLMHHCTDLSGINGVMRPGIVHRIDKDTSGLLMVAKNDMAHESLVNQLVAKTVTRRYKAIVHGVIPHDKGTIDAPIGRDKKDRQSMTVDENGKHAVTHFQVLERFKDFTLVECRLETGRTHQIRVHMKYIGYPLAGDPKYGPKKTLDINGQALHAGILGFDHPRTGEYIEFEAPVPAVFEEVLNVLRK from the coding sequence ATGAGCGAAGTAGTACAAGTAACAGTTACAGAAGAACAAAAGAGCGAACGGATTGATAAGTTTCTCGCGGGAGTGAACAATGAATGGTCACGTTCACAAGTACAACAGTGGATTAAAGATGGCGTTGTAACCGTAAATGGAAACGACATTAAAGGAAATTATAAAGTAAAAGTAAATGATGAAATTGCAGTAGCAATTCCAGATCCAGAAGAGCTTGATATTTTGCCAGAAGACATGAATTTAGAAATTTATTATGAAGATGCAGATGTGCTTGTTGTGAATAAGCCACGTGGCATGGTTGTGCATCCAGCTCCTGGACATACAAGTGGTACACTTGTAAATGGGTTAATGCATCATTGTACAGATTTATCAGGTATTAACGGTGTAATGCGTCCAGGGATTGTACATCGTATTGATAAAGATACATCTGGCTTATTGATGGTTGCTAAAAATGATATGGCACATGAATCTCTTGTAAATCAGCTTGTGGCAAAAACAGTAACAAGACGATATAAAGCAATCGTCCATGGTGTAATTCCACATGATAAAGGGACAATTGATGCTCCAATTGGCCGTGATAAAAAGGACCGCCAAAGTATGACGGTTGATGAAAATGGGAAGCATGCTGTTACGCATTTTCAGGTGTTAGAACGATTTAAAGACTTTACACTTGTAGAGTGTCGTTTAGAAACCGGCCGTACGCACCAAATTCGTGTTCATATGAAATATATTGGATACCCGCTTGCGGGAGATCCGAAATATGGTCCGAAAAAAACATTAGATATAAATGGACAAGCGCTTCATGCGGGGATTTTAGGGTTTGATCATCCTCGTACAGGCGAATATATCGAGTTTGAGGCGCCAGTTCCAGCAGTATTTGAAGAAGTTTTAAATGTTTTACGGAAATAG
- the pyrB gene encoding aspartate carbamoyltransferase, translating into MSHLLTMSELSKEEISEILKDAEDFANGRSKKTTEQTFVANLFFENSTRTKFSFEVAEKRLGLDVLNFSADSSSVQKGETLYDTIRTLESIGTKAVVIRHQQDRYFDELKDKVNIPILNAGDGCGNHPTQCLLDLLTIKQEFGSFEGLKIAIVGDIRHSRVARSNAEALTKLGATIYFASPEEWKDETNTFGTYRSLDELVPEVDVMMLLRVQHERHDHYETDIMKEYHEQHGLTIEREKRMKQGSIIMHPAPINRDVEIASELVECERSRIFKQMENGVYVRMAVLKRALPNVLGGMKHELFV; encoded by the coding sequence ATGAGCCATTTGTTAACGATGAGTGAATTATCGAAAGAAGAGATTTCAGAAATCCTAAAAGACGCAGAAGATTTCGCAAATGGAAGAAGTAAAAAAACAACAGAGCAAACGTTTGTAGCGAACTTATTTTTCGAAAATAGTACGAGAACAAAGTTTAGCTTCGAAGTTGCCGAGAAGAGATTAGGACTAGACGTATTAAACTTCTCAGCAGATTCTTCTAGCGTACAAAAAGGAGAAACATTATACGATACGATAAGAACACTAGAATCAATCGGAACAAAAGCAGTAGTCATCCGCCATCAGCAAGATCGCTACTTCGATGAGCTAAAAGATAAAGTAAATATTCCAATCCTAAATGCTGGAGATGGATGTGGAAATCATCCAACACAATGCTTGCTAGACCTTTTAACAATTAAACAAGAGTTTGGAAGCTTCGAAGGATTAAAGATTGCAATTGTTGGAGATATCCGCCATAGCCGAGTAGCCCGCTCTAATGCTGAAGCATTAACGAAACTAGGAGCAACAATTTACTTTGCTAGCCCAGAAGAGTGGAAAGATGAAACTAACACATTCGGAACATACAGAAGTTTAGATGAACTTGTTCCAGAAGTTGATGTGATGATGTTACTTCGTGTGCAACATGAGCGTCATGACCATTATGAAACAGACATCATGAAAGAGTATCATGAACAGCACGGATTAACAATTGAACGAGAAAAACGTATGAAACAAGGAAGCATTATTATGCATCCAGCTCCTATAAACCGCGATGTAGAAATTGCGAGCGAACTCGTTGAGTGTGAGCGTTCCCGCATTTTCAAACAGATGGAAAACGGAGTTTACGTAAGAATGGCTGTACTAAAACGCGCATTACCAAATGTATTAGGAGGAATGAAACATGAATTATTTGTTTAA
- the carB gene encoding carbamoyl-phosphate synthase large subunit: protein MPKRLDINTILVIGSGPIVIGQAAEFDYSGTQACQSLKEEGYKVILVNSNPATIMTDTATADKVYIEPLTLEFVSRIIRKERPDAILPTLGGQTGLNMAVELAKSGVLDECGVEILGTKLSAIEQAEDRDLFRTLMQELNEPTPPSEIIHTLDEAYEFVKEIGYPVIVRPAFTLGGTGGGICHNEKELIETVTSGLKHSPVTQCLLEKSIAGCKEIEYEVMRDSNDNAIVVCNMENIDPVGVHTGDSIVVAPSQTLSDREYQMLRNTSLRIIRALGIEGGCNVQLALDPYSFQYYVIEVNPRVSRSSALASKATGYPIAKLAAKIAVGLTLDEIVNPVTQKTYACFEPALDYVVSKIPRWPFDKFESANRTLGTQMKATGEVMSIGRNLEESLLKAVRSLELGIYHLELEHLKELDKETMKKRIIKADDERLFVVAEAIRQGVTKEEINAWCEMDFFFLQKVENIVNMEREVKANIGNMEVLQEAKEMGFSDHYIAAAWGKTEREIYDVRKENSMTPVFKMVDTCAAEFESATPYYYSTYGDENESIVTDRKSVVVLGSGPIRIGQGVEFDYATVHSVWAIKEAGYEAIIINNNPETVSTDFSISDKLYFEPLTIEDVMHIIDLEKPEGVIVQFGGQTAINLAAKLEEHGVKILGTSLEDLDRAEDRDKFEAALTQLGIPQPVGKTATTVEQAVAIAEEIGYPVLVRPSYVLGGRAMEIVYRQEELLHYMKNAVKVHADHPVLIDRYMVGKEIEVDAISDGENVFIPGIMEHIERAGVHSGDSIGVYPPQSLSAKLKEQIIENTIALGRGLNIVGLLNIQFVVFKDEVYVIEVNPRASRTVPFLSKITGVPMANIATKVILGQNLVEQGYETGYRSEENEVYVKAPVFSFAKLRSVDTTLGPEMKSTGEVMGKDLTLEKALYKGLVASGINIPTHGSVIITVADKDKEEAMEIAKRFHEIGYNLLATAGTAQSLTEKSIPVQVVNKIDSEDYNLLDIIRQGKAQFVINTLTKGKQPARDGFRIRRESVENGVACLTSLDTTRAILRVLESMTFSAHAMKEIAPAQRHEVVHA from the coding sequence ATGCCAAAACGCTTAGACATTAACACAATTTTAGTAATCGGATCAGGACCAATTGTAATTGGGCAAGCAGCGGAATTTGACTACTCTGGTACACAAGCTTGTCAATCTCTTAAAGAGGAAGGTTACAAAGTAATCCTTGTTAACTCTAACCCAGCAACAATTATGACAGATACTGCAACAGCAGATAAAGTATATATTGAACCATTAACATTAGAATTCGTAAGCCGTATTATTCGTAAAGAACGTCCAGATGCAATCTTACCAACATTAGGTGGTCAAACGGGCTTAAACATGGCTGTTGAACTTGCGAAATCAGGTGTGCTTGACGAGTGTGGAGTTGAAATTTTAGGAACAAAATTATCAGCAATTGAGCAAGCGGAAGATCGTGATCTATTCCGTACATTAATGCAAGAGTTAAATGAACCAACACCACCAAGTGAAATCATTCATACGCTTGATGAAGCATATGAATTTGTAAAAGAAATTGGGTATCCGGTAATCGTTCGCCCAGCATTTACACTTGGCGGAACAGGCGGCGGTATTTGTCACAATGAAAAAGAATTAATTGAAACCGTAACAAGTGGTTTAAAACATAGCCCGGTAACGCAATGTTTATTAGAAAAGAGTATTGCTGGTTGTAAAGAAATCGAATACGAAGTAATGCGTGATTCAAATGATAACGCAATCGTAGTATGTAACATGGAAAATATCGATCCAGTTGGGGTTCACACAGGTGATTCTATCGTTGTAGCGCCGAGCCAAACATTAAGTGACCGTGAGTATCAAATGTTACGTAACACTTCATTACGAATTATTCGTGCGTTAGGAATTGAAGGTGGATGTAACGTTCAGCTTGCACTTGATCCATATAGCTTCCAATACTATGTAATCGAAGTAAATCCACGTGTAAGTCGTTCATCTGCACTAGCATCTAAAGCAACAGGATATCCAATTGCGAAGTTAGCAGCGAAAATTGCAGTCGGCTTAACATTAGATGAAATTGTAAACCCAGTAACACAAAAAACATACGCTTGCTTCGAGCCAGCATTAGACTACGTTGTTTCAAAAATTCCGCGCTGGCCATTTGATAAGTTTGAATCAGCAAACAGAACACTTGGTACACAGATGAAGGCAACTGGTGAAGTTATGTCAATCGGACGTAACTTAGAGGAATCATTATTAAAAGCGGTTCGTTCTTTAGAGCTTGGCATTTATCACTTAGAGTTAGAGCATCTAAAAGAGCTTGATAAAGAAACAATGAAAAAACGTATTATAAAAGCTGATGATGAGCGTCTGTTTGTTGTAGCAGAAGCGATCCGTCAAGGTGTAACGAAAGAAGAAATCAATGCATGGTGTGAAATGGACTTCTTCTTCTTACAAAAAGTCGAAAACATCGTAAACATGGAACGCGAAGTAAAAGCGAATATAGGAAATATGGAAGTATTACAAGAAGCAAAAGAAATGGGCTTCAGTGATCATTACATCGCAGCTGCTTGGGGTAAAACAGAACGTGAAATTTATGATGTGCGTAAAGAAAATAGCATGACGCCAGTATTCAAAATGGTAGATACTTGTGCGGCAGAATTCGAATCTGCAACACCTTACTACTACAGCACATATGGAGATGAAAATGAATCGATCGTTACAGATCGTAAAAGCGTAGTTGTACTTGGATCTGGTCCAATCCGCATCGGCCAAGGTGTTGAGTTTGACTATGCAACAGTTCACTCTGTATGGGCAATTAAAGAAGCCGGATATGAAGCAATTATTATTAACAATAACCCAGAAACAGTTTCAACAGACTTCAGTATTTCTGACAAATTATACTTTGAACCATTAACAATCGAAGATGTAATGCACATCATTGATTTAGAGAAGCCAGAAGGTGTTATCGTTCAGTTCGGTGGACAAACGGCAATTAACTTAGCTGCTAAATTAGAAGAACACGGTGTGAAAATTTTAGGAACATCACTTGAAGATTTAGACCGTGCAGAAGATCGTGATAAATTTGAAGCAGCATTAACACAGCTTGGTATCCCGCAACCTGTTGGTAAAACAGCAACGACTGTAGAACAAGCGGTAGCAATCGCTGAAGAAATTGGTTACCCAGTATTAGTAAGACCATCTTACGTACTTGGTGGGCGTGCGATGGAAATCGTATATCGTCAAGAAGAACTACTGCATTACATGAAAAATGCGGTTAAAGTTCATGCGGATCATCCAGTATTAATTGACCGCTATATGGTTGGTAAAGAAATTGAAGTAGATGCAATTTCAGACGGTGAAAATGTATTCATTCCAGGTATTATGGAACATATTGAACGCGCTGGAGTTCACTCTGGTGACTCAATTGGAGTATACCCACCGCAAAGCTTATCTGCAAAACTGAAAGAACAAATTATCGAAAATACAATTGCACTTGGAAGAGGATTAAACATTGTTGGATTACTGAATATCCAGTTTGTAGTATTCAAAGACGAAGTGTATGTAATTGAAGTAAACCCACGTGCGAGCCGTACAGTACCATTCTTAAGTAAAATTACAGGCGTACCGATGGCGAATATCGCAACGAAAGTTATTTTAGGTCAAAATCTTGTAGAACAAGGATATGAAACTGGCTATCGCTCAGAAGAGAATGAAGTGTATGTAAAAGCTCCAGTATTCTCATTTGCGAAACTACGTTCAGTTGATACAACATTAGGGCCTGAAATGAAATCAACAGGGGAAGTAATGGGGAAAGACTTAACGCTTGAAAAAGCACTATATAAAGGACTTGTTGCTTCTGGAATTAACATTCCAACGCACGGATCAGTAATCATTACTGTAGCGGATAAAGATAAAGAAGAAGCAATGGAAATTGCAAAACGCTTCCATGAAATCGGCTATAACTTATTAGCAACAGCAGGAACAGCACAATCGTTAACAGAGAAAAGCATTCCGGTGCAAGTTGTAAACAAAATTGATTCTGAAGACTACAACTTACTTGATATTATCCGTCAAGGGAAAGCACAGTTTGTAATCAATACGTTAACAAAAGGAAAACAACCAGCGCGTGATGGTTTCCGCATTCGCCGTGAATCAGTAGAAAATGGTGTGGCTTGCTTAACTTCACTTGATACAACAAGAGCAATTTTAAGAGTACTAGAATCCATGACATTCTCAGCTCACGCAATGAAAGAAATCGCGCCAGCGCAGCGTCACGAGGTGGTACATGCATGA